CCGGGCCGCGGCTCGGGCGCCGGTTCGCTGGTCGCGTACGCGCTCGGCATTACCGATCTGGACCCGCTGCGCTACAACCTGCTGTTCGAGCGATTCCTGAATCCGGAACGCGTGTCGATGCCCGACTTCGACATCGACTTCTGCCAGCACGGCCGCGATCGCGTGATCCAGTACGTGAAGGAGAAATACGGCGCAGACGCCGTGTCGCAGATCGCCACGTTCGGCACGATGGCCGCGAAGGCGGCCGTGCGCGATATCGGCCGCGTGCTCGATCTCGGCTACATGTTCACCGACGGCGTTGCGAAGCTGATCCCGTTCAAGCCGGGCAAGCACGTGACAATCGCCGACGCGATGAAGGAAGAGCCGCAGCTGCAGGAGCGCTACGACCACGAGGACGAAGTGCACCAGCTGCTCGACCTCGCGCAGCGCGTCGAGGGCCTCACGCGTAACGTCGGGATGCACGCGGGCGGCGTGCTGATCGCGCCCGGCAAGCTGACTGATTTCTGCCCGCTGTACACGCAGGGCGACGACGGCGGTGTCGTCAGCCAGTACGACAAGGACGACGTCGAAGCCGTCGGCCTGGTGAAGTTCGACTTTCTGGGTCTCACGACGCTGACGATCCTCGACTGGGCCGAGCGCTACATTCGCCGCCTCGATCCGTCGAAGGCCGACTGGTCGCTCGCGCAGGTGCCGCTCGACGATCCGGCGTCGTTCCAGATCCTGAAGAAGGCCAACACGGTCGCCGTGTTCCAGCTGGAAAGCCGCGGGATGCAGGGCATGCTGAAGGACGCGCAGCCCGACCGCTTCGAGGACATCATCGCGCTCGTGTCGTTGTACCGTCCGGGCCCGATGGACCTGATCCCGAGCTTCTGCGCGCGCAAGCACGGGCGCGAGAAGGTCGAATATCCGGATCCGCGCGTCGAACCCGTCCTGAAAGAGACCTACGGCATCATGGTCTATCAGGAGCAGGTGATGCAGATGGCGCAGATCATCGGCGGCTACTCGCTCGGCGGCGCCGACTTGCTGCGTCGCGCGATGGGCAAGAAAAAGCCCGAGGAAATGGTCCAGCACCGCGAGATCTTCGCCGAAGGTGCGGCGAAGAACGGCCTCACGCGCGAGAAGTCCGACGAAATCTTCGACTTGATGGAGAAGTTCGCGGGCTACGGCTTCAACAAGTCGCACGCGGCGGCCTACGCACTGCTCGCGTATTTCACCGCGTGGCTGAAGGCGCACCATCCGGCCGAATTCATGGCGGCCAACATGACGCTCGCGATGGACGACACCGACAAGGTGAAGATCCTGTTCGACGACTGCATCGTGAACAACCTCGCCGTGCTGCCGCCGGACATCAACGCGTCGCATTACCGCTTCGAGCCGGTCGCCGAAGCCGACGGCAAGCGCTCGCGCACGATCCGCTACGGCCTCGGCGCGGTGAAGGGCAGCGGCCAGAACGCGATCGAGGAAATCCTGCGTGCGCGCGAGGAAAAGCGCTTCACCGACCTGTTCGACTTCTGCGAGCGGATCGACCGGCGCGTCGTCAACCGTCGCACGGTCGAGGCGCTGATCCGCGCCGGCGCGTTCGATTCGCTGAATGCGAACCGCGCGCAGCTGATTGCGTCGGTGCCGCTCGCGATGGAAGCGGCCGATCAGGCCGCGGCGAACGCGATGCAGGCCGGTCTGTTCGACATGGGCGCCGAGTCGCCGCACGCGCATGCGCTCGTCGACGAACCTGCCTGGGACGACAAGCGTCGCCTGCAGGAAGAGAAGGGCGCGCTCGGCTTCTACCTGTCCGGTCACCTGTTCGACGCGTATCGCGACGAAGTGCGCCGGTTCGTGAGGCAGAAGGTCGGCGACCTGAAGGAAGGGCGCGACAAGCTCGTCGCGGGGATCATCGCGTCGCTGCGCACGCAGATGACCCAGCGCGGCAAGATGTTGATCGCGTTGCTCGACGACGGTTCGGGCCAGTGCGAGATCACGATCTTCAACGAGCAGTTCGAAGCGAACAAGGCGCTGTTCAAGGAAGACGAACTGCTGATCGTGCAGGGGCAGGCGCGCAACGATGCGTTCACCGGCGGCATCCGTTTCACGGCCGACACGGTGATGGATCTCGAACGCGCGCGCAGCCGCTACGCGCAGGCGGTGCGGCTGACGATGAACGGCAATGCCGATGCGGCGGTGCTGCGCCGCGTGCTCGAGCCGCACGTGTCGAAGGACGATCCGGCGGCCGCGCAAGCGGTCGAGGCACCCGCACCGCGTGGCGGCGGGCGCGACGGCGGTCGTCGCCCGCAGGCGCCGCTGCCGAACGGGCTCGCGGTCCAGGTCCACTACAGCAACGCCCGCGCGCAGGGCGAAATGCGTCTCGGCGACGCGTGGCGCGTGAAGCCGAGCGACACGCTGCTCGCGGAGCTGCGTGCGACGTTCGGCGGCAGCATCGTCGAAATCACATACTGATTGCGTCCCCGCCGGACGGCTGTCGCACCACGCGGCCCGTCGCATCGCCATCGTGCGGTGCGGCGGGCCGTTTTCATTTGCGGGTGCTTGGGTCTGTCATCCGGGCGCTATACAATCCGGCGCACACGACGTGCATGTGTGCGCCGGCCGCGGTTCGTCCGCCGGCCGGTGCCGACACCGCGCGCGTGAAAACGGTGACGGTTCCGCGCGGCACGCGATGCGGCGCGGGCCGCGGGCAACCGCGTAACGAGGCCGGCAGGCAGCAGGGCACCAGCATGTCGGTCGCTACGTGACGATAAAAAAAACGACGGCTACACGCTAACAATGACCAACGGGAAACCGACGGGGCGGATCCTCGTGATCCGGATTGATTTTCTGGGCGACATGCTGTGCACGACCGCTTTTCTCGGTGCGCTGAAGCAGCGCTGGCCCGGCGCGGAACTGCACGTCGTCGCGAACCGCTACAACGCGGCCGCGCTGGCCGGCAACCCGGACGTGCACACGGTCCATAAGTACGTGTACAGCCGTCAGTGCGAGCGCAACGACCGTCCCGGGCGGCTGCGCGCGTTGTTCGACCGGCTGCGGCTCGTGCGCCGGCTGCGCCGCCTGCGGTTCGATCTCGTGGTCGTGCCGAACGGCGGCATGCATCGCAGCAGCATCCGGTTCGCGCGGCAGCTCGGCGTGAAGGATTGCCGCTGGCACGATGCCGATTCCGAATTCGACGATCGCAAGCCCGAGCACGTCGCAATGCGGCCGCTATGCCACGAGGCGTTGTCGGGATTCCGGCTCGTGCCCGAACTCGGCTGCACCGGGCTCGACGGTCTCGTGCTGTCCGTCCATCCGGACCGCTCGCTGCAGGACGCCTGGTATCGGCTGCTCGGCCCGCGCACGAAGCCGCGGGTCGGGCTGTTCGTCTCGAACAAGGCGGCCGAGCGGCGCTGGCCCGCCGATCGATGGCGCGACCTCGGCCGGCGGCTCGCACCGTTCGCGGACGTGATCGTGTTTCGCGATCCTGCGGTCTCGGCCGAGGCCGACGGCGACGCGTGGCGAGACGTGAACGCACGGCACGTGACGCCGTCGTCGGTCGCCGACCTGACGGCTGCCGCCAGCCTGCTCGACGCGATCGTGTCGGCCGACAGCGCACCGGTGCACCTCGCATCGGCGCTCGGCGTGCCGGTCGCCGCGCTGTTCGAGGACCGTCCCGAGAAATACCTGCGCTGGCATCCGCTCGGCGTGCCCCACATGATCCTGCGCGCCGGCGCGATGGTCGACGCGATCGGCGTCGACGCGCTCGAGCGTGCGGTGCTGCATCTGCTGGCGGAGGCCCGGCAGCGGGACCAGACGATTGAGGGTGCGATGCCGCTCCCGGTCGTGCCGGCCGCTGCATGCGGGATCGGCTCGGTCGTTTCGTAGCCGCCGGAATGCCGGCCGCGCCGGCAGGGCGACAGGACGGGCACGCGCGAGCGGCGGCCGCACGCTCCGCCGTGCGCGTTGCGTGGTATCGCATCGTTGCCGCGTTGCGGGACCCGCGACGCCGGCTACCGGCCGCCGCCGCGACGTGTGCCGCCCGTGCCTGCGGCCGGACGCCACGCCGGCTGCGGCAAAATCCTGTACATTGCGAGCCTTGTTCAGCCACCTAGACGGACCGATTGCCGTGGCCCTGTTTTCTTCCGCCCGCCCGCCCAGAACCATCCTCGTCGCCGCGCCGCGCCGTATCGGCGACGTGCTGCTGACGACGCCGCTCGTGCGCTCGCTGAAGGCACGCTGGCCCGACGCGCAGATCGACATGCTGGTGTTTCGCGGCACCGAGGGCGTGCTCGAGCACAACCCCGACGTGCGGCAGGTGATCGTCGTCGCGCAGCGCGCGGGGTTCCGCGAGCGGCTGCGCGACGCGCTGTCGATGTGGCGCCGCTACGATCTCGCGTGCGCGGCACTGAGTTCCGACCGGCCGCGCTTCTACAGCTGGTTCGCCGGCCGCAAGCGGGTCGGCCTCGTCGATCCGAATCGCGTCACGTGGCTCACGCGGATGATGCTGAACGGGATCGCGATCAATCACCACGAGTCCGCGCATACGGTCGTCAGCACGCTGGCGCTCGCGCCGGTGATCGGCATCGAGCCGGTGTCCGAGGTCGTCGCGCCCGGCATCGGCGACGATCCCGCGCGGCGCGCGCGCTTCGACGCGTGGCTCGCGGAGTCGCCGGCGATCCGCGACGGCAAGCCGCTTGTGGTGCTGCATCCGTATCCGATGTTCCGCTACAAGCAATGGCGGCTCGACGGCTGGGTCGAGATGATCGAATGGCTGCGCGCGCAGGGGTTCGCGATCGCGCTGTCGGGCGGTCCCGCCGATCGCGAGCGCGAGTACGCGGAGCAGGTCGCGGCCGGGGCCGGCGGCGACGTGCTGAACCTGGTCGGCCGCCTCACGTTCGGCGAAAGCGCGGAGCTCGTGCGGCGCGCGCGGCTGTTCATCGGGCCCGACACGGGCGCGACGCATGTCGCGGCCGCGACGGGCACCGACACGATCGCGCTGTTCGGTCCGTCCGATCCGGTGCGCTGGGGGCCGTGGCCGCAGCACTGGCCCGCGACCGAAAACCCGTGGGCGCTGCGCGGCTCCGCGCGGCACGGCAATGTGTGGCTGCTGCAGGGAGAGGGCGATTGCGTGCCGTGCCGGCACGAGGGCTGCGAGCGCCATGTCGACAGCCATAGCGACTGCCTCGTCAATCTCGGCGCGCAGCGTGTGAAAGCGGCGGCGGCTGAAATGCTCGGGCTGAATCCGCCGGGGGCGGCGGACGCGATCATCGACACGTCGCGGCTGCATCGCACGCGACCGGACTGACGCGCGCAACGCGCGGGTTCCTGATCTGAACTGAAAAGATGGCGGTTGCGCCGCGACGCGGCGCACGCGCGCGGCCGCTCGTCGGAGTCGGAGTCCGGCCGCAGCGCGTGTGCGCCGCCGCCGGGGGCGATCCGGCGGCAGGCGGCCGCGCGTACCGCGCGCCGTCCGCCGGTCTGTCCGTGGCGTGTTACGCGCTGCGCCGGATCGCCGACGTCTCGCGCGGCAGCGCTTCGCCGCGCTCGCTGCAGCCGAGCAGGATGCCCGCGAGCAGCACCAGCAGGTGCCCTTCGGCGAAATCGAGCAGCAGCGAATTCGCGAGACTGCCGATCGCGAAGATCGCGAGCCACGCGAGCAGCAGATTCCGCGAGCGCGGATCGAGGTCGCGGCTGCCGCGCGCGATCTGCACGATCAGGTTCACGAACAGCACGAAGCCGAGCGTGCCGAGCTGCACGGCCATCAGCAGGTATTCGTTATGCGGATTCGACGTGAGCTGGCCTTCGGCGGCCGTCTTGCCGGCCGTGAGCTTCTGGAATTCGAACTCGAGGCCGCCCGAGCCGTAGCCGAGCACGGGGCGCTGGCGATATAGCTCGAGCCCCTTCTTGTACCACTCGAGACGCAGCCCGGTCGATGTGATCGCATCGGTCTGCCGGTACTGCTGCACTTCCGACACGACCTTCACGAGCCGGCCGTTGTGCACCGTGCACGCGGCCACGACGAGCGCGGCGCCGGTCAGCACCAGCGCGCCGGCGGCGAGGCCCGCGCGCAGGGCCGACTGGCGGCGCAGCAGCAGCACGAAACGCACCGCGACGACGAGGATCAGCAGCAGCGCGATGACCTGCCCGGTCCGACCCTGCAGCATCACGAACACGTTGATCAGCGACCACGCGGCGACAGCGGCATACGCGGCGCGCGACAGCGCGGTGCGCGCCGACAGCGCGAGGTCGGCTGCCTGGTAGAACAGCAGCGCGCCGAACATGCCGGCCGCGATATGGTTCTTGAACACCCACGCGCGCGACAGCGGCAGCTCGGTCGGGTACGCGGGCCCGATCGCGGTCAGCCCGAGGTAGTTGGTCGTCGACAGCAGCAGGATCACGCACAGCGTGCCGAACCAGCAGCGCCGCACGATCGGCGCCCAGTTCGAATGGCGGAACGCGAGCAGGGCAAACGGCAGCAGCAGCAGCTTGTCGTACTTGGCGACCCAGTTCCACGCCTTCGGGTGCGGCGCGACCGTATACGTGACGCTCGCGGTCAGCGCCGCGAGGATCAGGAGCGCCGCGAGCGATGCCGGTTCGGTGACGAACGAGCGCAGGTCACGCCAGAATTCGGGGGAGATCATGAGCGCGGCCGCGAACAGCCCGCAGAAGACGTTGGTCAGCGCGGTCGAGACGGGCACCATGCAAAGCGCGATGACGGCGAATGCGCGGGCCGCCGTCAGGCGTCGCGTGGCGGAAGCGGAAAACGAAAGCATCGGAACCTGTCGAATGGACGAATGCGGCATGCGGGCACCGTGCTGCGCGCCGCGCGCCCGGCGGGAGTGCCCGGGGCGAAGCGCGCAGTATACGCGAAGCCACGGGCGTTTCCGTGACGTTTCCGGGGTCCGATCAGCTGAATGCGCGCTTGATCCGCGAGCGCAGCAGCGCGCGCTTGAGCCGTCCTTCGACGGCCGGCGTGTCGAGCGCGAGGCGCGAGCCGGCCGGCTCGCCGCGATGCAGGTAATAGCGGTCGAACGTGGCCTGGGTCATGCCCCATTTGTTGAGGAACTGGCGGCGGCCGTCGTTCTTGACGATCTTGCCGGTGCTCTTCTGCTGGAAGTGATAGACGAGGCTGTCGCCGACGCCGAGGAAGATCCGGCAGCCGGCGTCCCAGAATTTCATCGAGAAGTCGTTGTCGCTGCTCATCCCGGGCGACAGTTCGCTGCTGTAGCCGCCGATGCGGTTCCACCAGTCGCGGTGTACGAGCGTCGGCGGCCAGGTCGAGCCGAGCCAGTCCGCGCGCGCGAGCCGCGGCGTGGCCGCGACGAGGCCGGCCGCGTCGAACTGATCGGCATCGCGGCCGAAGTTGCTGACGACGACGCACGGGTTGCGCGTGTCGACCGGCTCGACCATCGTGCCGGACAGCATGAAGAGGTCGGTCGGCATCTGCTCGATGCGTCGCACGAGCGCCGCGTCCCAGCCGGGGCAGCAGTACATGTCGTCGTTCATGTAGACGACGTAGTCGCGCGTCGCGCGCGCGGCGGCCAGGTTCACCGCATGGCAGATGCCGATGTTGGCCGGCGACGCGGTGTGCTCGATGCCTTCGCTGCGCACCCAGTCGAGCGTGCCGTCCGAGCCGTCGTTCACGTGCACGATGATCTGGTGGTCGTAGGCGGAATGGCGGCGCAGGCTGTCGACGACGAGCTTGAGGTACGGCAGGTTGTTCCAGGTCGGGATGATGATGGAGAACATGGCGGTCGGATTCGGTGGTCGTCGTGTCGGCGGCGCGTGGCGCGGCGCCGTGCTCGGGCGCGTACGGCGCGCGGGCAGCCCGGCATTGTAACGCCGGGGCGGCCGCGTGCCGGCGGCGTGAGGGTGGGGCGTGCTCAGCGGGCCGGTTCGTGGCCGAGCTTCAGGAACCGGTAGTAGACCGTCTCCGCGTTGAATACGGCGATCATGAAGCCCGCGCGGCCGTCGAGAAACCCGCGCCGCAGCAGGTAGGTCCGCACGAACGCCCAGGCGCCGCGCGCGAGCGCCTTACCGAAGCCGCCGCGCTGGCCGGCCGCGCGGCGCTGGCGCGCGCCGGCCGTCGAATACGCGTCGAGCTTGCGCACGACGGTTTCGAAGTCCTCGTATGAATAGTGCATCAGCTTGCCCGGCAGCCGCTGCGCGGGGGTGTCGAACACGAGCCGTTCGTGCACCAGGTCGTCGGAGAAGCGCGCGGTGCCGCGCCGGAACAGGCGCGGGACCCAGTCCGGATACCAGCCGCTGTGGCGGATCCACTGGCCGCAGAAGCTCGACAACCGGTCGAGCGCGTAGACCTGCGCGGCCGGCGCGCGGATCGCGGCGCTGATCGACTGCGCGAGTTCCGGGCTGACCACCTCGTCGGTGTCGAGCGACAGGATCCAGTCGGTGTCGAGCGCGTCGAGCGCGCGGTTCTTCTGCGGGCCGAAGCCCGGCCAGTCGCGCTCGACGATCACGCGGGCGCCATGTGCGCGGGCGATCTCGACCGTATCGTCGGTGCTGCCGCCGTCGATCACGACGACGTCGTCGGCGAAGGCCAGCGCGTCGAGGCACTGCGCGAGCCGCGCGGCCGCGTTGAGGGCGATGAGGGCGACGCCGAGGGTGGGTTCTGCCATGAAATCGTCGAAAAGGCGGAGAAAACGGTGAGCGGCAGTATACCCGCGCGCTGGCCGGCGGCCGCTGCGGCAACGGCCGTGCCCGCGGGGCGGTGCAGCTATAATGTTGGGCCTTTTTCGGCACCCGCCGGACGGCGGCGAATCCCGGGCAGTCACGCTCAGGGCGCCGTGTCGCGGCTCAAGAAGGATTGCCTTGGAAACCCAGAACACTCTTCGCAAACCGATGGACGGCACCGGTACGTCGCCGGTCACGGTCCTCAAGCGCCTGTGGCCGTACATCCGGCCGCTGATCGGCATCGTGCTGCTCGCCGTGATGACGATGGGCGTCGTCGCGGCCACGGAAGCCGGGATTCCGGCGCTGCTCAAGCCGCTGCTCGATCACGGCTTTGGCTCGCACGGCAGCGACCGTGCGAAATGGTACGTGCCGATCGCGGTGATCGGCCTCGCGCTCGTGCGCGGCGTATCGCAGTACGCATCGAACTACCTGCTCAACTACGTCTCGAACCGCATCCTGCTGCAGTTGCGGCTCGAGATGTTCCAGCGGATGCTCCACACGGGCGCGTCGTTCTTCCAGCGCGAGACCGCGAGCACCGTGATCAACGCGATCGTGTTCGAGGTCAACCAGATCCTGTCGGTGCTGACCGGCGTGATGGTCACGCTCGTGCGCGACTCGCTGACCGTGATGTTCCTGCTCGGCTACCTGTTCTACCTGAACTGGCGGCTCACGCTGATCGTCGCGGTGATCCTGCCCGGCATCGGCTGGCTCGTCAGCAAGATCAACCGCCGCCTGCGCCGCCTGAACCGCGAACACCAGACGCTCACCAACGAGCTGTCGTACATCGTCGAGGAGACGGTCGGCGGCTACAAGGTCGTCAAGGTGCACAACGGCGAAGCCTACGAGATGGACCGCTTCACGCAGATGAGCAAGCGCCTGCGCGGCTACGCGATGCGCATGACGATCTCGGGCGGGCTCGCGCAGCCGCTGACGCAGTTCCTCGCGTCGATCGCGCTCGCGGTCGTGATCACGATCGCGGTCATGCAGTCGTCGAACGACCAGACGACGGTCGGCGGCTTCGTCGCGTTCGTCACGTCGATGCTGCTGGTGATCTCGCCGCTCAAGCACCTGATCGACGTCAACCAGCCGCTGCAGCGCGGGATGACGGCCGCCGAGCTGATCTTCGGGCTGATCGACGAACCGGCCGAGCCGCAGGGCGGCGGCCGGCCGCTGCCGCATGCGCGCGGCGAGATCGAATTCCGCAACGTGTCGTTCGACTACGGCGCGGCCGAGCGGCCGACGCTCGACCGTATCTCGTTCAAGGTCGCACCCGGTGAAATGATTGCCCTCGCGGGCCCGTCCGGCAGCGGCAAGACGACGCTCGTGAACCTGCTGCCGCGCTTCTTCGACCCGACCGACGGTGCGATCCTGGTCGATGGTGTGCCGGTTGCCGACTACGACCTCCACGCGCTGCGCGGCCAGATGGCGATGGTCAGCCAGGACGTCGTGCTGTTCAACGACACGATCGCCGCGAACGTCGCGTACGGGCAGACGCCCGACCGCTCACGCGTGCAGGCGGCGCTCGAGGCCGCGAACCTCGCCGACGCGGTCGCCGCGATGCCCGACGGGCTCGACACGCTGGTCGGCGGCAACGGGATGCGTCTGTCGGGCGGCCAGCGGCAGCGGCTCGCGATCGCGCGCGCGATCTACAAGGACGCACCGATCCTGATCCTGGACGAGGCGACCTCCGCGCTCGATTCGGAATCCGAGCGCCACGTGCAGGCCGCGCTCGAGCGGCTGATGGAAGGGCGCACCACGCTCGTGATCGCACACCGGCTGTCGACCATCGAGCGCGCGGACCGGATCCTCGTGCTGGAGGCCGGCAAGATCGTCGAAGAAGGCAGCCACGACGAACTGCTGCGCCACGGCGGGCTGTACGCGCACCTTCACCGGATCCAGTACCAGCAGCAGGCGGCGTGACGCCGGGTCATGCCGGCGTGCTAGTCTTGACCGCGCAGGTCCAGTTGTTTCCGGTTCGACGTGACAACACGGAGGGAAGGACAATGAGGAAGATGCACGGGATGATGCTGGCCGCGCTGATCGCGGCGGGTTTCGCGGCGCCGGTCGTCATGGCGCAGGATCACGGCAACTACGACGACCGCGGGGACCACGGCGAGCACGGCGGCCCCGGCATGCAGCGCGGGCACGGCCCGAAGCACATGCCGCCCGGCCAGGCGATGCATCGCGACGACGACGTGCCGCAGCGCTGGGCCGACCAGCCGCGCCGCGACTGGCACCGGGGCGACCGGCTCCCGAACGAATTCCGCGATCGCCAGTACGTGGTCGAAGACTGGCGCGGCTACCATCTGAGCGCGCCGCCGCGCGGCTATCAATGGGTCGGCGTCGGCGGCGACTACCTGCTCGTGCAGATCGGTTCGGGCATCGTGCTGCGGGTCGGCCCGTAACGCTTGCCGTCGATCATCGATTCATCCGGCTGCCGGGCGTGCGTCCCGGCGGCCGCGTCACTTGTCCGCCGCCCGGCGGAACCAGCGTCGCTCGATCCGCGCCATCGCCCAGCACACGGCCAGCGCGCATACGGTGCCGAGTGCAACTTCCCCCAGCCGCATCAGCGGAACGTCCCATAGCGGGCCATTGCCCGGAAACAGCAGCACGATCGTCGCGGTCACGCCGCCGAGCCGTGCCGCGCTGCCGACGTTCAGGCACCAGCAGCTGACGATCACGACCGCGACCGTGATCGCATACGCGACCAGGCGGTCGCCGCCGAGCGCCGCACCGGCAAAGCCGACCAGGCCGCCGATCATCGCGCCGACGAACTGGTCGCGCGACAGCGACATCGTGTCCGAGTAGTTGTGCTGCGTGACGGCGATCGCGGTGATCGCCGCCCACACCGCCTGCTCGGTATGCAGCGCGCGGCCGATCGCATACGCGAGGCACGCGCCGCAGACGGCCTGCAGCGCCATCAGTGCGCCTTGCGTGAGCCGTTCGGCGAAGGTCAGTCCCTTGAACAGATCGAAGATCGACTGCTGAATCTGCTGGCGGGCTTCGTTGAGTGTCCGGATCGTATTCATCGTGAATGGGCCTGGAGGCGGTGCGGTGTGGCGGTCAGCGTGCCTGCTCGGGTGATGCGGCGGCAGGCTCGGCGGGGGCCGCGTCGCCGTTCTCGACACGCGTTTCGGGCATCACGAGCCACACCAGCAGCACGGCGAGCGCGCCCGCGCCGGCGAGCCCGAAGAAGCTGATCGCGTTGCCGAAGTGATCGGCGACATAGCCGGCCGCGGCCGTGCTGAGCGTCGCGCCGATCCCGGCCGCGAGACCGAACAGCCCGATGCACAGGTTGTAGCGGCCCTTGCCGCCCGCGACGTCGGCCGCGATCAGCGGCAGCATCACGCCGAACACGGCCGCGCTGATGCCGTCGAGCATCTGTACCGGTACGAGCAGGTACGGGCTGCTCACGCCCGCGAACAACAGCGCGCGCACTGGCAGCGCCGAGAAGCCGAGCAGCAGGATCGGCCGGCGGCCCCAGCGTTGCGCGGAGCGGCCGACCCACGGCGACAGCATCGCGACGATCGCCTGCGGCACGATGATGCACGCGGCGATCACGAGCTGCACGTTCTCGCCCATCCCGGCCGTCACTTCGCCGGCCGCGAGGTTGAGCATCGCCGCGTTCGACAGGTGGAACAGCACCACGCATGCCGCGAAGATCAGCATCCGGCGATCGCGCAGCAGCTCGAGCAGCGTCTCGCGGTGCTCGCCTTCGTCGTGATCGTCGGGGGTGGACGACTGCGGGATCACTTCGTGCGTCGGCTGGATCATCGCGAGCGCGAACAG
This window of the Burkholderia cepacia GG4 genome carries:
- a CDS encoding O-antigen ligase family protein; its protein translation is MLSFSASATRRLTAARAFAVIALCMVPVSTALTNVFCGLFAAALMISPEFWRDLRSFVTEPASLAALLILAALTASVTYTVAPHPKAWNWVAKYDKLLLLPFALLAFRHSNWAPIVRRCWFGTLCVILLLSTTNYLGLTAIGPAYPTELPLSRAWVFKNHIAAGMFGALLFYQAADLALSARTALSRAAYAAVAAWSLINVFVMLQGRTGQVIALLLILVVAVRFVLLLRRQSALRAGLAAGALVLTGAALVVAACTVHNGRLVKVVSEVQQYRQTDAITSTGLRLEWYKKGLELYRQRPVLGYGSGGLEFEFQKLTAGKTAAEGQLTSNPHNEYLLMAVQLGTLGFVLFVNLIVQIARGSRDLDPRSRNLLLAWLAIFAIGSLANSLLLDFAEGHLLVLLAGILLGCSERGEALPRETSAIRRSA
- the dnaE gene encoding DNA polymerase III subunit alpha, with product MSDPRFVHLRVHSEFSIADGIVRLDDIVKAAAADGQGALALTDLGNAFGLVRFYQEARGKGIKPIAGCDVWITNPDDRDKPSRLLLLVKDKVGYLNLCELLSKAWLTNQYRGRAELDASWLDGELSQGLLALSGAQQGDIGLAFAAGNEEAARRHAERWAKVFPGGFYIEMQRYGQPGAEAYIQQAATLAAALQLPVVATHPTQFMTDDDFTAHEARVCISEGDMLANPRRQKRFTTDQYFRTQDDMVALFADLPSAVANTVEIAKRCNLKLELGKPKLPLFPTPDGMSLDDYLVQLSKEGLEKRLAQLFPDAAERDAQRDTYYKRLEFECGTITKMGFPGYFLIVADFINWAKNNGVPVGPGRGSGAGSLVAYALGITDLDPLRYNLLFERFLNPERVSMPDFDIDFCQHGRDRVIQYVKEKYGADAVSQIATFGTMAAKAAVRDIGRVLDLGYMFTDGVAKLIPFKPGKHVTIADAMKEEPQLQERYDHEDEVHQLLDLAQRVEGLTRNVGMHAGGVLIAPGKLTDFCPLYTQGDDGGVVSQYDKDDVEAVGLVKFDFLGLTTLTILDWAERYIRRLDPSKADWSLAQVPLDDPASFQILKKANTVAVFQLESRGMQGMLKDAQPDRFEDIIALVSLYRPGPMDLIPSFCARKHGREKVEYPDPRVEPVLKETYGIMVYQEQVMQMAQIIGGYSLGGADLLRRAMGKKKPEEMVQHREIFAEGAAKNGLTREKSDEIFDLMEKFAGYGFNKSHAAAYALLAYFTAWLKAHHPAEFMAANMTLAMDDTDKVKILFDDCIVNNLAVLPPDINASHYRFEPVAEADGKRSRTIRYGLGAVKGSGQNAIEEILRAREEKRFTDLFDFCERIDRRVVNRRTVEALIRAGAFDSLNANRAQLIASVPLAMEAADQAAANAMQAGLFDMGAESPHAHALVDEPAWDDKRRLQEEKGALGFYLSGHLFDAYRDEVRRFVRQKVGDLKEGRDKLVAGIIASLRTQMTQRGKMLIALLDDGSGQCEITIFNEQFEANKALFKEDELLIVQGQARNDAFTGGIRFTADTVMDLERARSRYAQAVRLTMNGNADAAVLRRVLEPHVSKDDPAAAQAVEAPAPRGGGRDGGRRPQAPLPNGLAVQVHYSNARAQGEMRLGDAWRVKPSDTLLAELRATFGGSIVEITY
- a CDS encoding glycosyltransferase family 9 protein, yielding MALFSSARPPRTILVAAPRRIGDVLLTTPLVRSLKARWPDAQIDMLVFRGTEGVLEHNPDVRQVIVVAQRAGFRERLRDALSMWRRYDLACAALSSDRPRFYSWFAGRKRVGLVDPNRVTWLTRMMLNGIAINHHESAHTVVSTLALAPVIGIEPVSEVVAPGIGDDPARRARFDAWLAESPAIRDGKPLVVLHPYPMFRYKQWRLDGWVEMIEWLRAQGFAIALSGGPADREREYAEQVAAGAGGDVLNLVGRLTFGESAELVRRARLFIGPDTGATHVAAATGTDTIALFGPSDPVRWGPWPQHWPATENPWALRGSARHGNVWLLQGEGDCVPCRHEGCERHVDSHSDCLVNLGAQRVKAAAAEMLGLNPPGAADAIIDTSRLHRTRPD
- a CDS encoding glycosyltransferase family 2 protein; translated protein: MFSIIIPTWNNLPYLKLVVDSLRRHSAYDHQIIVHVNDGSDGTLDWVRSEGIEHTASPANIGICHAVNLAAARATRDYVVYMNDDMYCCPGWDAALVRRIEQMPTDLFMLSGTMVEPVDTRNPCVVVSNFGRDADQFDAAGLVAATPRLARADWLGSTWPPTLVHRDWWNRIGGYSSELSPGMSSDNDFSMKFWDAGCRIFLGVGDSLVYHFQQKSTGKIVKNDGRRQFLNKWGMTQATFDRYYLHRGEPAGSRLALDTPAVEGRLKRALLRSRIKRAFS
- a CDS encoding glycosyltransferase family 9 protein, translated to MTNGKPTGRILVIRIDFLGDMLCTTAFLGALKQRWPGAELHVVANRYNAAALAGNPDVHTVHKYVYSRQCERNDRPGRLRALFDRLRLVRRLRRLRFDLVVVPNGGMHRSSIRFARQLGVKDCRWHDADSEFDDRKPEHVAMRPLCHEALSGFRLVPELGCTGLDGLVLSVHPDRSLQDAWYRLLGPRTKPRVGLFVSNKAAERRWPADRWRDLGRRLAPFADVIVFRDPAVSAEADGDAWRDVNARHVTPSSVADLTAAASLLDAIVSADSAPVHLASALGVPVAALFEDRPEKYLRWHPLGVPHMILRAGAMVDAIGVDALERAVLHLLAEARQRDQTIEGAMPLPVVPAAACGIGSVVS
- a CDS encoding glycosyltransferase family 2 protein, with translation MAEPTLGVALIALNAAARLAQCLDALAFADDVVVIDGGSTDDTVEIARAHGARVIVERDWPGFGPQKNRALDALDTDWILSLDTDEVVSPELAQSISAAIRAPAAQVYALDRLSSFCGQWIRHSGWYPDWVPRLFRRGTARFSDDLVHERLVFDTPAQRLPGKLMHYSYEDFETVVRKLDAYSTAGARQRRAAGQRGGFGKALARGAWAFVRTYLLRRGFLDGRAGFMIAVFNAETVYYRFLKLGHEPAR